In Ensifer adhaerens, a single window of DNA contains:
- a CDS encoding AAA family ATPase, with product MLVHDQTSAIAFLSDRHTHGSDEIEHIETHISHVFLTRDRAFKMKRAVKLPYVDFSTPELRLEACKREVRLNSVTAPGLYLGIRTISRDLAGNLRFGDGELVEPVVEMVRFEQDALFDRMATQGRLNAKLLTQAARMIARYHQSAPVVHRSSGSANIGAVLAINRAGFAIGRVFEETEVATITQLFEEMLKENAALLDGRETAGKVRLCHGDLHLRNICLIEGEPCLFDCIEFNDQIATIDTLYDLAFLLMDLWHRGFPQFANLVMNRYLDETNDDDGFVLLPFFMAIRAAVRAHVIATQVAEGRNAADLTSEARSYFELARTLLEKVQPRLIVIGGFSGSGKTTVADALAARVGAPPGARIIESDRIRKALHGVAAEVHLDADAYRPDVSDKVYSEMVRRSLAITKAGGSVVADAVFDRLENRSLIEVASAAAGSRCEAVWLQADAQVLQQRVSGRHEGPSDADLRVLARQLSCGQKPPAWRLIDAQQPVGEIVDEILEPVEVGHQYPCRVS from the coding sequence ATGCTCGTTCACGACCAGACCAGTGCCATAGCATTCTTGAGCGACCGGCATACGCACGGAAGCGATGAAATAGAACACATTGAGACTCATATTTCGCATGTTTTTCTCACCCGCGATCGCGCTTTCAAGATGAAGCGCGCCGTCAAGCTTCCGTACGTTGATTTTTCTACGCCGGAGCTGCGGCTGGAAGCCTGCAAACGCGAGGTTCGCCTGAATTCGGTCACGGCACCCGGTCTATACCTTGGCATCCGGACGATCTCGCGCGACTTGGCGGGAAATCTTCGATTTGGCGACGGCGAGCTTGTCGAGCCGGTTGTCGAGATGGTTCGCTTCGAGCAGGATGCACTGTTCGATCGGATGGCCACGCAGGGACGGCTGAACGCGAAGCTGCTGACCCAAGCGGCGCGCATGATTGCCCGTTACCACCAGAGCGCACCTGTCGTCCATCGCAGTTCAGGATCTGCAAACATTGGCGCAGTGCTCGCCATCAACAGAGCTGGTTTTGCCATCGGCCGCGTGTTCGAAGAAACCGAAGTCGCCACGATCACTCAGCTCTTCGAAGAAATGCTGAAAGAGAATGCGGCGCTTCTCGATGGCCGAGAGACCGCTGGAAAAGTCAGACTTTGCCATGGGGATCTGCACCTGCGCAACATATGTCTCATTGAGGGAGAACCTTGCCTATTCGATTGCATCGAGTTCAACGATCAGATTGCGACGATCGACACCCTCTATGATCTGGCATTCCTTTTAATGGACCTGTGGCACAGAGGATTTCCGCAATTTGCCAACCTGGTCATGAATCGCTACCTCGATGAAACGAATGATGACGACGGCTTTGTGCTTTTGCCATTCTTCATGGCCATAAGAGCGGCCGTCAGGGCCCACGTGATCGCCACTCAAGTTGCCGAGGGCCGAAACGCGGCTGATCTTACCTCTGAGGCACGTTCCTACTTTGAGTTGGCACGCACGCTCCTTGAAAAAGTTCAACCGCGTCTCATCGTGATCGGCGGCTTCAGCGGCTCAGGTAAGACGACCGTAGCCGATGCGCTGGCCGCCCGGGTTGGCGCCCCACCCGGCGCACGCATTATCGAGAGTGACCGCATTCGCAAGGCGTTGCACGGTGTTGCAGCTGAGGTGCATCTCGATGCGGATGCCTATCGGCCAGATGTCTCTGACAAGGTCTATTCCGAAATGGTTCGCCGCAGTTTGGCTATCACGAAGGCCGGCGGGTCTGTTGTCGCCGATGCCGTGTTCGATCGTCTGGAGAACCGCAGTCTTATCGAGGTTGCATCTGCGGCCGCAGGTAGCCGGTGCGAGGCCGTCTGGCTGCAAGCTGACGCGCAGGTCTTGCAGCAGCGTGTTTCGGGCAGGCACGAGGGGCCTTCCGATGCGGATCTGCGCGTTCTGGCCCGGCAGTTATCGTGTGGGCAAAAGCCACCTGCCTGGCGCTTGATCGATGCGCAACAGCCGGTTGGCGAGATCGTGGACGAGATCCTGGAGCCTGTAGAAGTGGGGCACCAATATCCCTGCCGTGTCAGTTGA
- a CDS encoding TetR/AcrR family transcriptional regulator, whose amino-acid sequence MAIDRRVMRTRTALYDALVSLIRRKDYALITVEDILAEANVGRSTFYAHFTSKDNLLERSLDRLRALLVSVQEPDAEEGWDLARALFEHVGEYADVQAALSGGHGGAVLRGAVDKVLADVLRGSISGDELGELPRELVIQQVVATFNTTLRWWLETRPEMPAGEADRLFRRLLCGGIPQSGALPFIAAA is encoded by the coding sequence ATGGCGATCGACCGCAGGGTGATGCGAACCCGCACGGCACTTTATGATGCGCTGGTGTCACTGATCCGACGCAAGGACTATGCGCTGATCACGGTCGAGGACATCCTTGCCGAGGCCAATGTCGGCCGCTCGACCTTCTATGCGCATTTCACCTCCAAGGACAACCTGCTCGAGCGCAGTCTGGATAGGCTGAGGGCGCTACTTGTCTCTGTCCAGGAGCCCGACGCCGAGGAAGGTTGGGACCTAGCGCGGGCGCTGTTCGAACATGTCGGCGAATATGCCGACGTTCAGGCAGCCCTTTCCGGTGGTCATGGCGGGGCGGTGCTGCGCGGGGCCGTGGACAAGGTGTTGGCCGATGTGCTGCGCGGGTCTATCAGTGGCGATGAACTTGGTGAACTGCCGAGGGAACTGGTCATCCAGCAGGTGGTCGCGACCTTCAATACGACCTTGCGCTGGTGGCTGGAGACGCGGCCGGAGATGCCTGCGGGCGAGGCCGATCGGCTGTTCCGACGGCTGCTGTGCGGCGGAATTCCGCAAAGCGGTGCCTTGCCATTCATTGCGGCTGCTTAG
- a CDS encoding ATP-NAD kinase, whose product MKITFLASPRPAAQEALEQFVCRYGQSSVSGADYVVAIGGDGTALKALHALLEGPAKPVFPMRTQGSIGSLCNPLQLSDLMDRMINAIPVDLPVLQADVERLGGQRTTIFAINEIVLTRQRLQQARFKLTVDGGSAPATIAGDGLALVTPLGSTGYNQSLGGPRLPLGSHLLALTGIALTPRFPWHRSVVHDHIILEIEVVEPEHHPVQVETVVEIVPGIRRARLSCSGHCKATLLLDREVLNSLTAFHGQIC is encoded by the coding sequence ATGAAGATCACATTTCTTGCCTCCCCGAGACCAGCTGCACAGGAGGCGCTGGAGCAATTCGTCTGCAGGTACGGTCAGAGTTCGGTTTCGGGTGCCGACTATGTCGTAGCCATAGGGGGCGATGGTACCGCTCTGAAAGCCCTTCATGCGCTGCTCGAAGGGCCGGCGAAGCCGGTCTTCCCAATGCGGACGCAGGGCTCGATCGGGTCTCTTTGCAATCCGTTGCAGTTGTCCGATCTCATGGACCGGATGATCAACGCCATCCCCGTTGATCTGCCGGTGCTGCAAGCCGATGTCGAACGATTGGGAGGCCAGCGAACGACTATCTTTGCAATCAACGAGATTGTGCTTACTCGACAGCGCCTGCAACAGGCGCGTTTCAAGCTGACTGTAGACGGAGGGAGCGCACCGGCGACGATTGCGGGCGATGGTTTGGCGCTGGTGACGCCACTCGGAAGCACGGGCTATAACCAATCGTTGGGCGGTCCGCGTCTGCCCCTTGGCTCTCATCTCCTCGCGTTGACCGGCATCGCGCTGACACCCCGGTTTCCGTGGCATCGCTCGGTCGTGCACGACCACATCATCCTAGAAATAGAGGTCGTCGAACCCGAGCATCATCCTGTTCAAGTCGAGACTGTCGTTGAAATCGTACCCGGAATCCGTCGGGCGCGCCTCAGTTGCAGCGGCCACTGCAAGGCCACTCTGCTCTTGGATCGGGAGGTATTGAATTCGCTGACGGCATTTCACGGCCAGATTTGCTGA
- the groL gene encoding chaperonin GroEL (60 kDa chaperone family; promotes refolding of misfolded polypeptides especially under stressful conditions; forms two stacked rings of heptamers to form a barrel-shaped 14mer; ends can be capped by GroES; misfolded proteins enter the barrel where they are refolded when GroES binds) has product MAHKQVLFHSAAREKILKGTAQLADAVRVTLGPRSKAVLIERKWGSPIVCNDGVTIAKEFDLKDPEENLGARMLRQAAEKTGEIVGDGTTTSTILAHAIFADGLRNVVAGASAIDIKRGLDRALKRAVSELKRNSRPVSSKREKEQVATISAHNDTHIGCLIGEAMERVGDEGVISVEESKSTETVLDVLEGMQFDRGYLSPYFVTDTERMEVSLENPVILLLDRKITSLKDCVGLLEAVAKSGTPLLIIAEDVETEALATLIVNQMRGTLRNCAVKTPGFGDRRKALLQDIAILTGGQLISEELGIKLETVTADQLGRAERVVITKDTTTIIGGAGDKKAIAGRADQIRREISTTTSDYDREKLEERLAKLSGGVAVIKVGAATEAELKSKKEALDDAISATKAAVAEGILPGGGLALLRCVNALTDEERTCEGDERTGVQILKRTLELPARQIAENSSTDGGVVVAKMMEAEGNYGFDAGRKEYVDLMSAGIIDPTKVVRVALENAVSVASVLLLTEATMTEIPEPARDGLVEPGIQA; this is encoded by the coding sequence ATGGCGCACAAGCAAGTTCTTTTCCACTCAGCCGCGCGCGAAAAGATCCTGAAGGGAACTGCTCAGCTCGCCGACGCGGTTCGAGTTACACTCGGACCCCGATCCAAGGCAGTGCTGATTGAGAGAAAGTGGGGTTCGCCGATCGTCTGCAATGACGGCGTGACGATCGCCAAGGAATTCGATCTCAAGGACCCAGAGGAAAACCTCGGTGCGCGGATGCTGCGGCAGGCCGCAGAAAAGACCGGCGAAATCGTCGGCGACGGAACGACCACATCGACCATTCTTGCCCACGCGATCTTCGCCGACGGCCTTCGCAACGTCGTGGCCGGCGCAAGCGCGATCGATATCAAACGAGGCCTGGACCGGGCGCTCAAGCGCGCCGTTTCCGAACTCAAACGAAATTCGCGCCCCGTTTCCTCAAAGCGCGAAAAAGAACAGGTCGCAACCATCTCGGCGCACAACGACACGCACATCGGCTGCCTGATCGGGGAAGCAATGGAGCGTGTCGGCGACGAAGGTGTCATCAGCGTCGAAGAGTCTAAATCTACGGAGACCGTCCTTGATGTCCTTGAAGGCATGCAGTTCGATCGCGGCTATCTTTCGCCCTACTTCGTCACTGACACGGAGCGGATGGAAGTGTCGCTTGAGAATCCTGTTATTCTGCTTCTTGACCGGAAGATCACGTCGCTGAAAGACTGCGTCGGCCTGCTTGAGGCCGTCGCCAAGTCCGGAACCCCGTTGCTGATCATCGCCGAGGACGTTGAAACGGAAGCGCTGGCCACGCTGATCGTCAACCAGATGCGGGGAACGCTTCGAAACTGTGCCGTGAAGACACCCGGTTTCGGCGACCGGCGAAAGGCGCTGCTTCAGGACATAGCCATACTCACCGGCGGTCAGCTGATTTCCGAAGAATTGGGCATCAAACTGGAAACGGTGACAGCCGACCAACTAGGTCGCGCCGAACGGGTGGTCATCACAAAGGATACGACGACGATCATCGGCGGCGCGGGAGATAAGAAGGCGATTGCCGGCCGCGCCGACCAGATAAGGCGGGAAATCTCCACGACGACGAGTGACTACGACCGAGAAAAACTCGAGGAGCGACTGGCAAAACTTTCAGGCGGGGTTGCCGTCATAAAGGTGGGTGCTGCCACGGAAGCGGAACTCAAGTCGAAGAAGGAAGCGCTCGACGACGCCATCAGCGCAACCAAGGCGGCGGTAGCCGAAGGTATTCTTCCCGGAGGCGGCCTTGCCCTCTTGCGATGCGTAAATGCCCTTACCGATGAGGAGAGGACTTGTGAAGGCGACGAGCGCACCGGCGTGCAGATCCTGAAGCGCACGCTCGAACTCCCGGCACGCCAGATCGCAGAGAACTCGTCCACAGATGGCGGCGTCGTCGTGGCGAAAATGATGGAGGCGGAAGGCAATTACGGCTTTGACGCCGGGCGGAAGGAGTATGTCGACCTGATGTCTGCCGGCATTATCGATCCCACAAAGGTCGTTCGCGTAGCGCTTGAGAATGCGGTGTCGGTTGCAAGCGTTCTATTGCTCACCGAAGCCACCATGACAGAAATACCGGAGCCGGCAAGAGACGGTCTTGTCGAGCCCGGCATCCAAGCTTAG
- a CDS encoding zinc-dependent alcohol dehydrogenase family protein, producing MKAMVLEKPGTSLVLKTLADPCLGPGEIRIRVEACAVCRTDLHVVDGDLDHPKLPLIPGHEIVGVVETVGENVDRTLVGSRVGVPWLGLTCGHCSYCRAGQENLCDKPLFTGFTRDGGFATHVVADQRFSFKLEYADDPVAVAPLLCAGLIGWRSLKKTGNAKRLGLFGFGAAAHIITQIATWQGREIYAFTRPGDVSAQRFAISLGANWAGGSDETLEGVLDAAIIFAPAGELVPTALRAVRKGGRVVCGGIHMSDIPQMSYSLLWGEREVVSVANLTRADAFEFFPVAARARVKTHTVVYPLERANQALEDLRHGRMNGAAVLVP from the coding sequence ATGAAGGCGATGGTACTTGAAAAGCCTGGGACATCCCTGGTTCTGAAGACCCTTGCCGACCCGTGCCTAGGCCCCGGCGAAATCCGAATACGCGTGGAAGCCTGCGCCGTCTGTCGCACCGACCTCCACGTTGTCGACGGAGACCTCGATCATCCGAAACTCCCCCTGATACCTGGCCATGAAATCGTCGGGGTCGTCGAAACCGTCGGCGAGAATGTCGATCGAACTCTTGTTGGAAGCCGTGTTGGCGTGCCGTGGCTGGGCCTCACCTGCGGCCATTGCTCCTATTGCCGTGCCGGCCAGGAGAACCTGTGCGACAAGCCGCTGTTCACGGGGTTTACCCGCGATGGCGGGTTTGCCACCCACGTCGTCGCCGACCAACGATTTTCCTTCAAGCTTGAGTACGCGGACGATCCGGTGGCTGTCGCGCCGCTTCTTTGCGCCGGCCTTATTGGCTGGAGGTCGCTCAAAAAGACAGGTAATGCAAAGCGCCTCGGCCTTTTTGGCTTTGGCGCCGCTGCCCACATCATTACCCAGATCGCGACATGGCAAGGGCGCGAAATCTATGCCTTCACCCGACCCGGCGACGTTTCGGCACAGCGTTTCGCAATCAGTCTCGGCGCAAACTGGGCCGGTGGTTCGGACGAGACCCTTGAAGGGGTACTTGACGCCGCCATCATCTTTGCGCCAGCGGGCGAGCTCGTGCCGACGGCGCTGCGCGCAGTGCGCAAGGGAGGGCGCGTCGTGTGTGGCGGCATACATATGAGCGATATTCCTCAGATGTCCTATTCCCTTCTCTGGGGTGAACGCGAAGTCGTTTCGGTCGCAAACTTGACTCGGGCAGATGCCTTCGAGTTCTTTCCCGTCGCTGCAAGAGCTCGGGTGAAGACCCACACGGTCGTCTATCCCCTCGAAAGAGCCAACCAAGCTCTCGAGGATCTTCGCCACGGCAGAATGAACGGGGCAGCCGTCCTCGTTCCGTAA
- a CDS encoding ribose-phosphate diphosphokinase: protein MKIFALNGTMALGRAIADELEVPLAEHEERDFEGGEHKARPLVSVRGNDVFIIHTLNGSPEGSANDKLCRLLFFAATCREHGAARVTAVAPYLAYSRKDRQTKSRDPVTTRYVAQLFEAVGIDTVVTLDVHNLSAFQNAFRCVTVHLDTRKLFSGTIANLSGSERTMILSPDAGGIKRAQLLREYYEHLSGNEAQLAFMEKRRSGGIVSGHLFAGDVEGANVFIVDDMMGTGKTMLRAAEACRQRGANAVYALATHALFDRGCEAVLAHPAIDRTIVTDSASPFHISEDLLRYCVEVVSSAPLFAESIRRLHAGVPLLAAHSGDDQ from the coding sequence ATGAAGATTTTCGCTCTCAACGGAACGATGGCGCTTGGAAGAGCCATTGCTGACGAACTCGAGGTCCCCCTTGCCGAGCACGAAGAGCGTGACTTTGAAGGCGGGGAGCATAAGGCACGTCCGCTTGTCAGCGTGCGCGGCAACGACGTTTTCATCATACATACCTTGAATGGTTCGCCGGAAGGTTCGGCGAATGATAAGCTGTGTAGATTGCTTTTTTTTGCAGCCACGTGCCGCGAACACGGCGCGGCGCGCGTAACCGCCGTCGCGCCCTATCTCGCTTACTCTCGTAAAGACAGACAGACCAAGTCACGCGACCCGGTGACGACACGATACGTGGCACAACTGTTCGAGGCGGTGGGTATCGACACGGTCGTGACTTTGGACGTCCACAACCTTTCGGCATTTCAGAACGCCTTCCGCTGTGTAACGGTTCACCTCGACACTCGGAAACTCTTCAGCGGGACCATTGCAAACCTCTCCGGCTCCGAGCGGACGATGATATTATCACCTGACGCCGGCGGCATAAAACGCGCGCAACTCTTGCGGGAATACTACGAACATTTGTCCGGTAATGAGGCTCAGCTTGCGTTCATGGAAAAGCGTCGCAGCGGTGGGATCGTCTCGGGTCACTTATTCGCAGGTGACGTCGAAGGGGCGAACGTTTTTATTGTGGACGACATGATGGGGACGGGCAAAACAATGCTCAGAGCAGCGGAAGCCTGCCGCCAGCGGGGTGCAAATGCCGTGTATGCTCTCGCCACCCATGCGCTCTTTGACCGGGGCTGCGAGGCGGTTCTGGCTCATCCCGCGATCGACAGGACGATCGTGACGGACTCGGCTTCTCCATTCCATATATCGGAAGACCTCCTGCGCTACTGTGTGGAGGTCGTGAGCAGCGCACCGCTTTTTGCCGAATCCATTCGCCGCCTGCATGCCGGCGTCCCGCTGCTTGCCGCACACTCAGGAGACGACCAGTGA
- a CDS encoding redoxin domain-containing protein produces the protein MTSHPHASGRRLTVGIPVPLKMFATVHGGIVDIAFDPRATHIQFRRFAGCPVCSLHLRGFVRRRREMEQVVRELILFHSGKEMLLRHVDDLPFDLVADSDKQIYRAFGVETDPRALSDRRAWGTILRAVLVALPRALLGRKPLPPLAPEGGRFGLPADFLVAPDGRILACKYGEHVDDHWSGDEVLALANRFRASSEVADATAWTLTTTASSRSLE, from the coding sequence ATGACCTCGCATCCCCACGCGTCGGGTCGGCGTCTCACCGTCGGAATCCCGGTTCCACTCAAGATGTTCGCCACAGTGCACGGTGGCATCGTGGACATAGCCTTCGATCCGCGGGCGACGCACATCCAGTTCCGCCGCTTCGCAGGCTGCCCGGTCTGCAGCCTTCACTTGCGCGGCTTTGTCCGCCGTCGCCGCGAGATGGAGCAAGTCGTACGCGAATTGATCCTGTTCCATTCGGGAAAGGAGATGCTGCTGCGTCACGTCGATGATTTGCCCTTCGATTTGGTTGCCGATTCCGACAAGCAGATTTACCGCGCCTTCGGCGTGGAGACGGATCCGCGTGCCTTAAGCGACCGCAGAGCCTGGGGCACGATTCTCCGAGCCGTTCTGGTCGCATTGCCGCGGGCTTTGCTCGGGCGCAAGCCATTACCACCGCTGGCACCTGAAGGCGGCCGTTTCGGGTTGCCGGCGGATTTCCTCGTTGCGCCCGACGGCCGCATCCTTGCCTGCAAATATGGCGAGCACGTTGACGACCATTGGAGCGGGGACGAGGTTCTTGCGCTCGCCAACCGGTTTCGAGCCAGCAGTGAGGTAGCCGACGCGACGGCGTGGACCTTGACCACGACGGCATCGTCACGGAGCCTCGAATGA
- a CDS encoding DUF3775 domain-containing protein, whose amino-acid sequence MTRTWDLSISPDTVCYLIIKAREFDAKDVVSDVDPASNATDDNMISVLEDRPDDPVESELESTISAMNEDEQIDLVALCWLGRGDDTVGDWERIRAEAADAHNEHTAAYLIGTPLLPDYLEEAMAAFGESCQEYEKGRL is encoded by the coding sequence ATGACCAGAACCTGGGACCTGTCGATCTCACCCGATACAGTTTGCTATCTCATCATCAAGGCGCGCGAATTCGACGCCAAGGATGTTGTTTCCGACGTTGACCCTGCCTCTAATGCCACAGACGACAATATGATCTCCGTGCTTGAAGACCGACCGGATGATCCCGTCGAATCCGAGCTGGAGAGCACGATCTCCGCGATGAACGAGGACGAGCAGATCGACCTCGTCGCCCTTTGCTGGCTCGGCCGCGGAGACGACACGGTGGGCGACTGGGAGCGAATTCGCGCAGAGGCCGCCGACGCTCACAATGAACACACGGCCGCCTATTTGATCGGAACACCGCTTCTTCCGGATTACCTGGAAGAGGCGATGGCTGCGTTCGGAGAGTCTTGCCAGGAGTACGAGAAGGGACGCCTATAG
- a CDS encoding helix-hairpin-helix domain-containing protein: MVIAQQLREYAGLLEEQGEDNFRPRAYRRASDVVAALNRPIATILAEGGREALVALPAVGEAIAGAIIEMVGSGRWGQLERLRGELAPEVLFRTIPGIGPRLAGVLAEEGTLETLEDLENAIHFGNFALKGIGPRRKQMIASALAERLARRSTPYLWKKSSQPPVALLLKVDRAYRDKAAAGALRLIAPRRFNPTHEAWLPVMHSKVEDWHFTVLFSNSRRAHELGKTKDWVVIYHQRDDEPEGRSIVTTSTHGSTEGKRVVRRDLLQRNAEPTEPIAPA, encoded by the coding sequence ATGGTGATCGCCCAGCAACTGCGTGAATACGCAGGTTTGCTCGAGGAACAGGGAGAGGACAACTTCAGACCCCGTGCCTATCGCCGTGCCTCCGACGTTGTCGCCGCGCTCAACCGGCCGATCGCCACAATTCTCGCAGAAGGAGGCCGGGAAGCCCTCGTAGCATTGCCTGCGGTCGGAGAGGCAATCGCTGGCGCCATCATTGAAATGGTCGGAAGCGGCCGTTGGGGGCAACTGGAAAGGCTGCGCGGTGAACTTGCACCGGAGGTGCTCTTTCGCACCATTCCCGGAATTGGGCCGCGACTGGCTGGCGTGCTGGCGGAAGAAGGAACGCTCGAGACCCTGGAAGATTTGGAGAATGCCATCCATTTCGGCAACTTCGCACTGAAAGGCATCGGACCCAGGCGAAAGCAAATGATCGCTTCCGCACTGGCTGAGCGCCTCGCACGGCGATCAACGCCTTACCTTTGGAAAAAATCGAGCCAACCGCCTGTTGCGCTCTTGCTCAAAGTCGACCGTGCCTATAGAGACAAGGCTGCTGCGGGCGCGCTACGCCTGATAGCCCCCAGGCGTTTCAACCCGACACATGAAGCCTGGCTTCCTGTCATGCACTCCAAAGTGGAAGACTGGCATTTCACCGTTCTATTTTCCAACAGCAGGCGTGCCCATGAACTGGGAAAAACGAAAGACTGGGTGGTCATTTACCATCAACGGGACGACGAGCCTGAGGGGCGGAGCATCGTGACGACCAGCACGCATGGGTCGACGGAGGGAAAACGCGTGGTGCGACGCGATCTGTTGCAACGCAACGCCGAGCCGACTGAGCCGATCGCGCCAGCATGA
- a CDS encoding DUF5335 family protein → MSSRILDRSEWHFFFDSIAKALRGKRVQVEITGLRLGDQIQTKSVPLVGITFDPKGDLLEIAMEGLDHLIHKPSSIAIREEVDGLSGLEIVDSEEHRQIVTLTSPLMLSAPRD, encoded by the coding sequence ATGAGCAGTCGCATCTTGGATCGATCCGAGTGGCATTTCTTTTTTGATAGCATTGCAAAGGCCCTTCGAGGAAAGCGGGTGCAAGTCGAAATTACCGGCCTGCGACTGGGTGACCAGATACAGACGAAATCTGTCCCGTTGGTCGGCATCACCTTCGATCCCAAGGGCGACCTGCTGGAGATTGCTATGGAGGGATTGGATCATCTCATTCACAAGCCCTCAAGCATTGCAATCCGCGAAGAGGTTGATGGGCTCAGTGGTCTGGAAATCGTGGATTCAGAAGAGCACCGCCAGATTGTCACCCTTACGAGCCCGCTTATGCTTTCCGCGCCACGGGACTGA
- a CDS encoding ChaB family protein — MPYASNIDLPASLRRILPGRALDIYREAFNHAFVSHQHDPRQEQTSHRIAWGAVKRRYVKVGGGWLERTPVIDQKE; from the coding sequence ATGCCCTATGCTTCCAATATCGACCTGCCGGCATCCCTGAGGCGCATCTTACCGGGCCGTGCACTGGATATTTATCGCGAGGCATTCAATCACGCATTTGTCTCTCACCAACACGATCCGCGCCAGGAACAGACTTCGCATCGAATAGCCTGGGGCGCCGTGAAGCGGCGATATGTAAAGGTCGGGGGTGGCTGGCTTGAGCGTACCCCGGTCATCGACCAAAAGGAGTGA
- a CDS encoding universal stress protein has product MVSLSLHESVARQLRFARDVASRFEATLIGFAAGDIRIITAAPPGVVMDDEFMRLEAIDIERRLEMLRREFEAEGGAVDLLRTSVGDPTKDLATAARSADLVIAGISQVGGEQVDIGELIHSAGRPVLIPRADLEPLAAHKVVVAWKDTREARRAVVDAMPFLVHAREVLVASVEDQGKQRGVETVNDVVRHLIHHGARARGEIFSCEAPSDGETLINVTKQFGADLIVSGAYGHSRLREWLVGGVTRSLLRETSLHRLMSS; this is encoded by the coding sequence ATGGTAAGCTTGAGCCTGCACGAAAGTGTTGCGCGGCAGCTAAGATTTGCGCGTGACGTGGCGTCGCGCTTCGAGGCGACCCTCATCGGGTTCGCAGCCGGCGACATTCGCATCATAACGGCGGCGCCCCCCGGCGTGGTCATGGACGATGAATTCATGCGCCTCGAAGCGATCGATATCGAACGCCGTCTGGAGATGCTCAGGCGAGAGTTCGAGGCTGAAGGCGGAGCCGTGGATCTGTTGCGGACAAGCGTTGGTGATCCTACGAAGGATCTCGCGACCGCTGCTCGATCGGCCGACCTGGTTATCGCAGGCATATCGCAAGTCGGAGGCGAACAGGTTGACATCGGTGAACTGATCCATTCGGCGGGCCGCCCAGTCCTTATCCCCAGAGCAGATCTTGAGCCGCTCGCAGCCCACAAGGTCGTCGTTGCCTGGAAGGATACGCGCGAGGCCCGGCGCGCCGTGGTCGATGCGATGCCGTTCCTCGTTCATGCCCGTGAGGTCCTTGTCGCATCAGTCGAAGATCAAGGAAAACAACGCGGCGTGGAAACAGTGAATGATGTTGTCCGCCACCTGATCCATCACGGTGCAAGAGCCCGGGGAGAGATCTTCAGCTGCGAAGCTCCTTCTGATGGCGAGACCCTCATCAATGTTACCAAGCAGTTTGGTGCGGATTTGATCGTTTCGGGAGCTTACGGCCACAGTCGCCTGCGCGAGTGGCTGGTGGGAGGTGTCACCCGATCACTGCTGCGTGAAACCTCTCTCCATCGCTTGATGTCGTCCTGA
- a CDS encoding c-type cytochrome has translation MQVAAVFLLLHSGQSGSADLARGRAIANRWCSECHVTAPGQQRGSDNVPTFSEMKKSGKLDTARLSTFLSAPQHSRMPDLSLTRTEIADLTAYIMSQGQRP, from the coding sequence TTGCAGGTTGCCGCCGTCTTCTTGTTGCTGCACAGCGGTCAAAGCGGCTCGGCCGATCTCGCGCGCGGTCGCGCCATCGCCAATCGATGGTGCAGTGAATGTCACGTGACAGCTCCCGGACAGCAACGTGGATCAGACAACGTTCCGACATTCTCCGAAATGAAAAAATCGGGAAAATTGGATACTGCCCGTTTGTCGACATTTCTGTCGGCGCCGCAGCATTCACGGATGCCGGATCTCTCACTCACGCGCACAGAAATTGCTGATCTGACCGCCTACATCATGTCGCAGGGACAGCGACCGTGA